A stretch of DNA from Candidatus Woesearchaeota archaeon:
AGATGAAGATTCTGGTGAGCGTCTTGCACTAAGACCAACGTCTGAAACCATCATGTATGATTCTTACGCCAAATGGATTCGTTCTTGGAGAGACTTACCCCTACGAATTAATCAATGGGCTAATGTTGTGCGCTGGGAAACTGAGCAAACAAAATTGTTTTTGCGCTCGCGCGAATTCCTCTGGCAAGAAGGTCATAATGTCTATGAAACTCTTGAAGAGTGTGATATTGAAACGGAGATGATGATCAAAGAGTATCAGAAGCTCTGCAAGGATGTGTTAGCATTACCTACAACAATTGGGCGAAAATCGGATCGTGAAAAATTTGCAGGTGCAGTTTACACTCTTACCATCGAGGCGTTTATGCCTGATGGAAAAGCATTACAATGCGGAACATCACATAACCTAGGACAGGGATTTGCAAAGGCATTTGGCATTTCCTTTCAAGATAGGGAAGGAAACAATGGTGTTCTTCCTTGGCAGAATAGCTGGGGGTTCTCAACACGGCTCATTGGTGCAACAGTAATGCTACACTCTGATGACAAAGGTCTTGTTCTTCCTCCAAAAGTTGCAAAAAACAAAGTAGTGATTGTTCCTATCCTCTTTGAAGATTCTCGTGATGCTGTTATTGAAACAGCAGAACTACTTGCTGATAAGTTAAAACAGTTCAACCCCTACATCGATGATCGTGAAGAGCACTCTCCGGGGTTCAAGTTCTCAGAATGGGAATTAAAAGGGGTTCCTCTTCGCATAGAAATAGGTCCAAAAGACCTTGACTCTGACTCTTGCGTTGTTGTTCGCAGGGACACTGGAGAAAAACAAATAGTTGAAATTAAGGATGTTGCTCAAGTGGTTGAAGAACTCCTAGAAGCTATGCATAATGATCTTTACGATAAAGCGCTGGAATTACAAGAACGTTTAACGGTTAGTACGAATTCCTATGAGGAGTTCAAAAAAATGATTGAAGCGCGTAAACGTGTTCAAGTGAGTTTTTGTGGAAGGGAAGAGTGCGAAGAGAAAGTAAAAGAGGAAACAGGGGCTTCTTCGCGTTGCCAACCACTTGATGATCCTGAACCTAAACATGAAACGTGCTTTGCTTGCAAAGAAGCAGCCACCGCAAACTTTTATTTCAGCAAAAGTTATTAGAAAGGAAGATTCTTTCTTCTTACTTCTTCGAGAGTGTCACGTCACAATTTCGTGACAACAATAGGTATTTAAACAACGTGATGTGTTGTAATCATTAACTCATAATGACTATTTATTAGGGGGAACTGCAATGAATAAGGTATTACTTTGGATAAGTGTTTTTGTTCTTTGTCTTGCAGCAGTGGCTGCTGCCAATGAGACAAACACAACTAATGAAAATGTCCAGTATCTTGAATTCTCAAGTATAGACATCAAGGTAACGGACGATATCAACGGCAAGGATGACAAAGCCGACGAGGGCGACTCTAAATTTGATATCTTTCCAGGATCAAAAGTGGAGTTTGAAATTGACGTGAAAAACCTCTACGATAAAGACATTCCAGGACAAGATCTAGAAA
This window harbors:
- a CDS encoding proline--tRNA ligase is translated as DEDSGERLALRPTSETIMYDSYAKWIRSWRDLPLRINQWANVVRWETEQTKLFLRSREFLWQEGHNVYETLEECDIETEMMIKEYQKLCKDVLALPTTIGRKSDREKFAGAVYTLTIEAFMPDGKALQCGTSHNLGQGFAKAFGISFQDREGNNGVLPWQNSWGFSTRLIGATVMLHSDDKGLVLPPKVAKNKVVIVPILFEDSRDAVIETAELLADKLKQFNPYIDDREEHSPGFKFSEWELKGVPLRIEIGPKDLDSDSCVVVRRDTGEKQIVEIKDVAQVVEELLEAMHNDLYDKALELQERLTVSTNSYEEFKKMIEARKRVQVSFCGREECEEKVKEETGASSRCQPLDDPEPKHETCFACKEAATANFYFSKSY